The Peptococcaceae bacterium 1198_IL3148 genome window below encodes:
- the ftsE gene encoding cell division ATP-binding protein FtsE, translating to MIHFHNVSKIYDNGVKALSDVTLRIRKGEFVFLVGASGAGKSTLLKMIYREELPTRGQLMFNGKNVVRMRTREIPYLRRKIGMVFQDFRLLPQKTAAENVSFALEVIGASRSYIKRAVPAALQKVGMADKANQYPSQLSGGEQQRVGIARAIINNPVLIIADEPTGNLDPETSKEIMGLFSAINRSGTTIIMSTHAWDIVDNMKQRVVAMNGGQVVRDQEGGVYNIEI from the coding sequence GTGATTCATTTCCATAATGTATCTAAAATATATGATAATGGAGTTAAAGCATTATCCGACGTTACTTTGCGGATTCGCAAGGGCGAATTTGTATTCTTAGTGGGTGCCAGTGGGGCCGGTAAATCGACACTGTTGAAAATGATTTATCGCGAGGAATTGCCCACCAGGGGTCAGTTGATGTTTAACGGTAAAAATGTGGTGCGCATGCGTACTCGAGAAATTCCCTATTTGCGTAGAAAAATTGGCATGGTTTTTCAAGACTTTCGGTTACTGCCCCAAAAGACGGCAGCGGAAAATGTTAGTTTTGCTTTAGAAGTAATTGGTGCTTCCCGCAGTTACATTAAGCGGGCGGTGCCGGCGGCTCTGCAGAAGGTGGGCATGGCAGATAAGGCCAACCAATATCCATCCCAACTTTCTGGTGGTGAGCAACAGCGGGTGGGCATTGCCCGGGCCATCATCAATAATCCGGTGTTGATAATCGCCGATGAACCCACCGGCAACTTAGACCCGGAAACCTCCAAAGAGATTATGGGGTTATTTAGTGCCATTAACCGCAGTGGTACCACCATCATTATGTCTACCCACGCTTGGGATATTGTGGACAACATGAAGCAACGGGTGGTGGCCATGAACGGTGGCCAAGTGGTTCGTGACCAAGAGGGCGGGGTGTACAACATTGAAATTTAG
- the prfB gene encoding peptide chain release factor 2 (programmed frameshift), with translation MYPELKRDIKALENRLADLRVSLDIANKQIEISKLEQQMLAPGFWDDQSEAQRVSQKLANLKDQVASFGQLQQQYEDVLVLVELGEEERDQSVYAEAQESYQQLLQQLADKELEVLLSGKYDRGNAIISLHAGAGGTEAQDWVEMLLRMYTRWAEDHQYKVEILDMLPGDEAGVKSATVEIVGPNAYGYMKSEKGVHRLVRISPFDTGGRRHTSFASVDVMPDADDDVEIEIRDEDLKVDTFRASGAGGQHINKTDSAVRMTHIPTGIVVSCQNERSQISNRNAAMKMLKAKLLDLELKKKEQELAELRGEHQDIAWGSQIRSYVFHPYSMVKDHRTNAETGNVEQVMDGKIDLFISAYLKEQARQAQGAN, from the exons ATGTATCCGGAACTAAAGCGGGATATCAAGGCCCTGGAAAATCGCTTGGCAGATTTGAGGGTTTCCCTT GACATCGCTAACAAACAAATTGAGATAAGTAAGTTGGAGCAGCAGATGCTGGCGCCAGGCTTTTGGGATGACCAAAGTGAGGCCCAAAGGGTGAGCCAAAAACTGGCCAATTTAAAGGACCAAGTGGCTAGCTTTGGGCAGTTGCAACAACAGTACGAAGATGTGTTGGTACTGGTGGAATTGGGCGAAGAGGAGCGGGACCAGAGTGTTTACGCCGAAGCCCAAGAAAGTTACCAACAATTGCTGCAACAACTGGCAGATAAAGAACTGGAAGTGTTGTTGTCCGGCAAATATGACCGGGGTAACGCCATCATTTCATTGCACGCCGGGGCCGGCGGCACCGAAGCCCAGGATTGGGTGGAAATGCTGTTGCGCATGTACACCCGGTGGGCGGAAGACCATCAATACAAAGTGGAAATTTTAGATATGCTGCCTGGGGACGAGGCGGGGGTAAAAAGTGCCACGGTGGAAATTGTCGGTCCCAATGCCTACGGTTACATGAAATCGGAAAAGGGCGTGCACCGGTTGGTGCGCATCTCTCCCTTTGATACCGGTGGGCGCCGCCACACTTCCTTTGCCTCGGTGGATGTGATGCCCGATGCCGACGACGATGTGGAAATTGAAATTCGAGATGAAGACTTAAAGGTTGATACCTTTCGGGCCAGCGGTGCCGGTGGTCAGCATATCAATAAAACCGATTCTGCGGTGCGGATGACCCATATTCCCACCGGCATTGTGGTGTCGTGCCAAAATGAGCGGTCGCAGATTTCCAACCGCAACGCCGCCATGAAAATGCTGAAGGCCAAACTGTTGGACTTGGAACTGAAGAAAAAGGAACAGGAGTTGGCGGAACTGCGGGGTGAACACCAGGACATCGCCTGGGGCAGCCAAATCCGTTCTTACGTCTTCCACCCTTACAGCATGGTGAAGGACCACCGCACCAATGCCGAAACTGGTAATGTGGAACAGGTAATGGACGGCAAAATAGATCTGTTCATCAGTGCCTACCTCAAGGAACAAGCACGTCAGGCCCAAGGGGCCAATTAA
- a CDS encoding transketolase family protein produces MTKKIATREAYGETLLALGKENPNVVVLDADLSKSTKTYDFGKHYPDRFFNVGIAEANLIGTGAGLAAAGKIPFCSTFAVFATGRAYDQIRNSVAYPHLNVKIAATHAGVTVGEDGGSHQSVEDIAIMRALPGFTIFVPADAVETDAAIRAAAEIEGPVYIRLGRSGVPVIHDENLKFIPGEAVQLRDGSDATIIATGIMVSAALEAAEQLAGQGVNVRVLDAHTIKPLDITAVVNAAQETGAIVTAEEHSIIGGLGSAVAETIAEHCPVPIKRVGVRDVFGESGKPAELLEHFGLTATDIVNAVQQVIKRKK; encoded by the coding sequence GTGACTAAAAAGATTGCTACCCGGGAGGCGTACGGTGAAACGTTGCTGGCGCTGGGTAAAGAAAATCCTAATGTGGTTGTATTGGATGCCGATTTGTCTAAATCCACTAAAACCTATGATTTCGGCAAACATTATCCCGATAGATTTTTTAATGTTGGCATCGCAGAGGCCAACTTAATTGGCACCGGTGCCGGTTTGGCAGCTGCAGGTAAAATTCCTTTTTGCAGCACCTTTGCGGTTTTTGCCACCGGCCGGGCCTACGACCAAATTCGTAACAGCGTGGCCTATCCACATTTAAACGTAAAAATTGCCGCCACCCACGCCGGCGTTACGGTGGGTGAAGACGGCGGTTCCCACCAGTCCGTCGAAGACATTGCCATCATGCGGGCGCTGCCTGGCTTTACAATTTTTGTGCCGGCCGATGCGGTGGAAACCGACGCTGCCATTCGGGCGGCGGCAGAAATTGAAGGCCCGGTTTACATTCGTTTAGGCAGATCCGGGGTACCGGTTATTCACGACGAAAACTTGAAATTTATCCCTGGCGAAGCGGTGCAACTGCGGGACGGCAGCGACGCCACCATTATCGCCACCGGCATTATGGTATCGGCAGCTCTAGAGGCGGCAGAGCAACTGGCCGGCCAAGGGGTTAACGTCCGGGTGCTGGATGCCCACACCATTAAGCCGCTGGATATCACCGCGGTGGTCAATGCCGCCCAAGAAACCGGTGCCATTGTCACCGCCGAAGAACACAGCATTATTGGCGGCCTAGGCAGTGCAGTGGCCGAAACCATTGCCGAACATTGCCCGGTGCCCATCAAACGGGTAGGGGTAAGGGATGTATTTGGCGAGTCGGGCAAACCGGCGGAATTACTGGAGCACTTCGGCCTAACCGCCACCGACATAGTCAACGCAGTACAGCAAGTAATTAAACGCAAAAAGTAA
- a CDS encoding transketolase translates to MSEERLQQLQSIAKVIRRDIVTMLGEAGSGHPGGSLSATDIVTALYFAVMRINPDEPKWADRDRFVLSKGHAAPVLYAALAERGYFEPAHLKTLRKLGSKLQGHPDMNKVPGVDMSTGSLGQGLSAANGMALAGKLDQKDYRVYVLLGDGEAQEGQVWEAAMLAGHYKLDNLTAFLDHNKMQIDGPIEDVMSPEPLADKWRSFGWHVIEIDGHNMEQILNAVAEAQQTKGKPTMILAQTVKGKGVSFMENQVGWHGKAPSAEQVEQALQELA, encoded by the coding sequence ATGAGTGAAGAAAGACTGCAACAACTGCAGTCCATAGCCAAAGTCATTCGCCGGGATATTGTAACCATGTTAGGCGAGGCTGGCTCTGGTCACCCCGGTGGTTCACTATCCGCTACGGATATTGTGACCGCTCTGTATTTTGCTGTGATGAGAATTAACCCCGATGAACCCAAATGGGCTGACAGAGATAGATTTGTGTTAAGTAAGGGCCATGCAGCACCGGTACTTTACGCCGCACTGGCTGAGCGGGGCTACTTTGAGCCGGCTCATTTAAAGACGTTGCGCAAATTGGGCAGTAAACTGCAGGGACACCCAGATATGAACAAAGTGCCTGGGGTTGATATGTCCACCGGTTCGTTGGGACAGGGTTTATCTGCCGCCAACGGCATGGCACTGGCGGGAAAATTGGATCAAAAGGATTACCGGGTTTATGTGCTGTTGGGCGATGGCGAAGCACAGGAGGGTCAAGTGTGGGAAGCCGCCATGCTGGCCGGTCACTACAAATTGGACAACCTCACTGCCTTTTTAGACCACAATAAAATGCAAATAGATGGGCCCATTGAGGATGTAATGTCACCGGAACCGCTGGCCGACAAGTGGCGCTCCTTTGGCTGGCATGTAATTGAAATTGACGGCCACAACATGGAACAAATTTTGAACGCAGTGGCTGAAGCCCAGCAAACCAAAGGCAAACCAACCATGATTTTAGCCCAAACCGTCAAAGGTAAAGGGGTGTCCTTCATGGAAAACCAAGTGGGCTGGCACGGCAAAGCCCCCAGCGCTGAACAAGTGGAACAAGCGTTGCAAGAACTGGCGTAA
- the ftsX gene encoding permease-like cell division protein FtsX, producing MKFSTPFYSLRDALISLVRNGWLTVASIAIVAVSLIILGGSVLLVINSDYLTNKLESNVEISVFIAEETTSKEVSQLGKDIRATAGVEEVKFISKEQALKDMKESFGDQGDILDNLEKNPLNDTYRIKAKDANQVPALAEKFEQMPNVELVRYGKGLVEKLLVITDWVRTASLAVMIILAVAAVFLIATTIRMSVFARRREISIMKYLGATNWFVRAPFLIEGLILGLLGALMAVLVVNLGYTTLIKQLEVSVPFISLVSSGEVLTMLLGVLLGLGVAIGVFGSLVSIHRFLKV from the coding sequence TTGAAATTTAGCACACCCTTTTATAGCCTGCGGGATGCGCTGATATCACTGGTGAGAAATGGTTGGCTGACGGTGGCTTCGATAGCCATTGTGGCGGTTTCTTTAATTATTTTGGGTGGATCGGTGCTGTTGGTGATCAATTCTGATTACCTAACCAATAAGTTAGAATCCAATGTGGAGATCAGCGTATTTATCGCCGAGGAGACCACCAGTAAAGAAGTATCACAACTGGGTAAAGACATTAGGGCCACCGCCGGGGTGGAGGAAGTAAAGTTCATTTCTAAGGAACAAGCCCTCAAAGATATGAAGGAAAGCTTTGGTGATCAGGGCGATATTCTAGACAACTTAGAAAAAAACCCATTAAACGATACATATCGCATTAAAGCGAAGGATGCCAATCAAGTGCCGGCCTTGGCCGAAAAGTTTGAGCAGATGCCCAACGTAGAGCTGGTGCGCTATGGCAAGGGATTGGTGGAGAAACTGCTGGTGATCACCGACTGGGTGCGAACAGCCAGCTTGGCGGTGATGATCATTCTGGCAGTGGCGGCGGTGTTTTTAATTGCCACCACCATCCGGATGTCGGTATTTGCCCGGCGGCGGGAAATTAGCATTATGAAATATCTGGGTGCCACCAACTGGTTTGTGCGCGCTCCCTTTTTGATAGAAGGTTTGATTTTGGGATTGCTGGGTGCGCTGATGGCGGTGCTGGTGGTGAACTTGGGTTATACCACCTTAATTAAGCAACTGGAGGTTTCAGTGCCATTTATCAGTTTGGTTTCCAGTGGCGAGGTGTTGACCATGCTGCTGGGTGTTTTGCTGGGATTAGGGGTAGCAATAGGTGTCTTTGGAAGTTTAGTTTCCATTCACCGTTTTTTAAAAGTATAG
- a CDS encoding YitT family protein, which yields MLRVVLRYIGVLAGVLLTALGLDLFLVPNKIAAGGVSGIATILHHLFHVPVGMTMLAFDLPLFIIAFIRMGMGFGLRSLFGSVTLAISIDLLAPYLPVPTEDLLLASIFGGVVTGLGLGLVFRNQGSTGGTDMAAAIIRSYTGMNVGQLLFMVDATVVLAAGLAFQSWELAMYALITIFITSKVIDLVQEGFSYAKAFFIITSEPRLVAEVIIKEMDRGATCWQAQGMFTGGQRHVLLSVVARQETTKLKQIIHQADPKAFVVLTDVHEVLGEGFKPITTK from the coding sequence ATGCTTAGGGTTGTATTGAGATATATTGGGGTGTTGGCGGGCGTATTGCTCACCGCCCTGGGGCTGGATTTATTTCTGGTGCCCAATAAGATTGCCGCCGGTGGTGTCAGTGGTATTGCCACTATTTTACACCACTTGTTTCATGTGCCGGTGGGCATGACCATGTTGGCCTTTGATTTGCCGCTGTTTATCATTGCCTTTATCCGCATGGGCATGGGGTTTGGTCTGCGGTCGCTATTTGGCAGCGTGACTTTGGCCATCAGCATTGACCTTTTGGCCCCCTATTTACCGGTACCCACCGAAGATTTATTACTGGCCAGCATTTTTGGGGGCGTGGTTACCGGGCTGGGCTTAGGATTGGTTTTTCGCAACCAAGGTTCCACTGGAGGCACCGACATGGCGGCGGCCATTATCCGTTCCTATACCGGTATGAACGTTGGCCAACTGTTGTTTATGGTGGATGCCACGGTGGTGTTGGCGGCGGGGCTGGCCTTTCAGTCGTGGGAATTGGCCATGTATGCGCTCATCACCATCTTTATTACTTCCAAAGTAATTGATCTAGTGCAGGAGGGCTTTTCTTATGCCAAGGCCTTCTTTATCATCACCTCGGAACCCCGGCTGGTTGCCGAGGTCATTATAAAGGAAATGGATCGCGGAGCCACCTGTTGGCAGGCCCAGGGAATGTTTACCGGCGGTCAGCGTCATGTGCTATTGTCGGTGGTGGCCCGCCAGGAAACAACCAAGCTGAAACAAATTATTCATCAAGCTGATCCCAAGGCCTTTGTGGTGCTGACCGATGTCCACGAAGTGCTGGGAGAAGGCTTTAAACCAATTACTACAAAATAG